From a single Ignavibacteria bacterium genomic region:
- a CDS encoding PAS domain-containing sensor histidine kinase produces the protein MNKSGGVKDIIETLKESEEKLEMFFSQSLDGFFFMMLDEPVVWNDDIDKDATLEYVFAHQRVTKINDAMLKQYGAERDQFLNLTPNDFFAHDIAYGKSVWKEFFDQGHLHVETEERRFDGSQMFIEGDYICMYDKDKRITGHFGIQRDVTERKLTEARLTQLNEELRQSDIEKNKLFSIIAHDLRSPLHGLLGLTEVLSTDAESLEKTEIVRFSRELHITAMSIYKLIENLLDWSLVQKGKLTFQPVTTGLYPIVLQCISEVNQKAIQKEITVINNVARTQMIFADEKMICSVIRNLITNAIKFTNRGGTVVITSEATDKAVTISVQDNGIGMPESLRARLFRIGEKVRRTGTEKEPSSGLGLLLCKEFIHKHMGTLTAVSEEGKGSTFTITLPVGQ, from the coding sequence ATGAACAAATCGGGGGGGGTCAAGGATATAATAGAGACTCTAAAGGAGAGTGAGGAAAAGCTTGAGATGTTTTTCTCACAGTCTCTCGACGGTTTTTTCTTTATGATGCTTGACGAACCGGTAGTCTGGAACGATGATATTGACAAGGATGCCACGCTGGAATATGTGTTTGCCCATCAAAGGGTAACGAAGATTAACGATGCAATGTTGAAACAGTATGGGGCAGAGCGGGATCAGTTCCTGAATCTTACTCCAAACGATTTTTTTGCACATGATATTGCATATGGTAAATCTGTATGGAAGGAATTTTTTGACCAGGGTCACCTCCATGTTGAAACAGAAGAGAGAAGATTCGATGGAAGCCAAATGTTTATTGAAGGTGATTACATTTGTATGTATGATAAGGATAAAAGAATCACGGGGCATTTCGGAATTCAGAGAGATGTTACTGAACGGAAACTGACTGAAGCCCGGTTGACACAGTTAAACGAAGAATTGAGGCAGTCAGACATTGAAAAGAACAAACTCTTCTCGATAATTGCTCATGATCTGCGGAGCCCGTTGCATGGACTTCTCGGACTCACGGAGGTTCTCTCGACGGACGCTGAATCCTTGGAAAAGACTGAAATAGTCAGGTTCAGCAGGGAGTTGCACATTACGGCCATGAGCATCTACAAACTCATTGAGAATCTCCTCGACTGGAGTCTGGTACAGAAGGGAAAACTGACTTTTCAACCTGTAACGACCGGTTTGTACCCGATTGTTCTGCAATGTATCTCTGAGGTCAACCAAAAGGCTATTCAGAAGGAAATTACCGTTATAAATAATGTAGCCAGGACTCAGATGATTTTTGCTGACGAGAAAATGATTTGCTCCGTAATTCGCAATCTGATTACGAATGCAATCAAATTTACCAACAGAGGGGGGACTGTGGTTATCACTTCTGAGGCGACAGATAAAGCCGTCACCATTTCTGTTCAGGATAACGGGATAGGGATGCCGGAAAGTCTGCGGGCACGGTTGTTCAGAATTGGCGAAAAAGTCAGAAGAACCGGTACGGAAAAAGAGCCGAGCAGCGGGTTGGGATTGCTTCTTTGCAAGGAGTTTATTCATAAACACATGGGCACTCTCACTGCAGTGAGTGAAGAAGGGAAGGGTTCAACCTTTACCATAACCCTGCCGGTAGGGCAATAA
- a CDS encoding DUF4082 domain-containing protein — translation MQRLLRICSFIFLFSLLLLLPAQTFGQITIFTTQVPASTGTDGDYELGTKFTASQPALIQAIRFYKTAGETGSHTGKLFSASGTLLSSVVFTGETGSGWQTAVLPSPYLVDANTVFVVSVNVNTEYPITQNGLAASITNGFLSTVADGNNGVFNVDPGLFPAQSFNNSNYFVDVVAVTPPNSIFTTQVPSGEFNDGPYELGVKFSVSKVSTIKAIKYYKMPGETGTHIGRIWDIYGRQLGQFTFANETGSGWQTVEVTGNYEIYPENVYFVSVNSNTAYGATQNALATPVTNGIISTVADGANGVYGSPGTFPTNSYQNSNYFRDIVVEEILNPWVPPVELSWPINGAQIYSNSAQFSWYLPWGMGAGFHFDLLLSTDPNMATYTLYNPGSNQLYTVNGLLPGTTYYWRVRVHNIIGWVYNTSVIESFVTPAGPSVPLPVLSWPIGNPTVYTLSPTLYWYHNEPAFGLSYEVEVVQGEPAALTGTANMLPTTNKFIQLNGLTPGTKYSWAIRSVSGSGASAWSTPASFTTLTVPSVVVPTPSWPLGGAVIYTTSPKLYWYLGSDGTGLTYEVEIVSGNSPFTGNATYPNITSMNFQLTGLANGTDYKWKVRSKRGTQYSNWSDEALFTTVAGVVNTPPVVPTPSWPVGGATVYSTSTTLRWWLGTGSDGYTYEVELRAGALQGSATTLAISNPYLDLPLLLAGTTYNWAVRSLKNGVYSAWSAGESFTTTGTTPTAVTPVPSWPVGGTTVYTTTQQLSWYMNSASAGLTFNLRYSQSPTMENATVVTGLTNMYYVLTNMPQGTIYYWQVQSTDGTVTSSWSTNATFVTWSGTWAVTPVTGSPVEGIQLSTSAPVLSWIVPTSGNIAGYEVQYADNPAFNNATTQPSVTTNFVVTSGLQNITYWRVRSKNASGDFSAWSDVASFIPASPNSVKDQSIPENFVLEQNYPNPFNPSTTIKFGVPVTGNVSLKVYDNLGNLVATLVNDVKEAGTHLVSFNASNLASGIYFYRLEAAGTSVSKKMLLLK, via the coding sequence ATGCAACGATTATTACGCATTTGCAGCTTTATATTTCTGTTTTCCTTATTGCTGCTGCTTCCGGCACAGACATTTGGACAGATAACCATTTTCACTACACAGGTACCTGCCTCAACGGGTACAGACGGTGATTATGAGCTTGGCACTAAATTTACTGCCTCACAACCCGCTTTAATCCAGGCTATCAGATTTTACAAAACCGCCGGAGAAACGGGATCTCATACAGGCAAGCTTTTCTCAGCTTCAGGTACTCTACTTTCATCGGTGGTCTTTACCGGTGAAACCGGCTCGGGCTGGCAAACTGCCGTCCTGCCTTCTCCTTACCTTGTCGATGCTAATACAGTTTTTGTGGTATCTGTAAATGTCAACACAGAATATCCTATTACACAAAACGGACTTGCCGCTTCAATTACAAACGGATTTCTATCTACTGTCGCTGATGGTAACAACGGTGTTTTCAATGTCGACCCGGGACTTTTCCCGGCTCAGTCATTCAACAACTCCAACTATTTTGTTGATGTGGTCGCGGTTACACCTCCAAACTCAATCTTTACTACCCAGGTGCCCTCCGGCGAATTTAATGATGGTCCATACGAACTCGGTGTAAAGTTTTCCGTTTCTAAAGTGTCCACTATTAAAGCCATAAAATACTACAAAATGCCCGGCGAAACTGGTACACATATTGGACGCATTTGGGATATTTACGGTAGACAGCTTGGTCAGTTTACCTTTGCAAACGAGACAGGTTCCGGATGGCAGACTGTCGAAGTTACCGGTAACTACGAGATTTACCCTGAAAATGTCTATTTCGTTTCCGTTAACTCCAACACAGCTTATGGTGCGACCCAAAACGCTCTTGCAACACCTGTCACAAACGGTATAATATCAACCGTCGCTGACGGAGCCAACGGTGTTTACGGCAGCCCCGGAACTTTTCCGACCAATTCCTATCAGAATTCCAACTATTTCCGTGATATCGTTGTAGAAGAAATTTTAAATCCGTGGGTTCCACCCGTCGAGCTCTCATGGCCGATAAACGGTGCTCAGATTTACTCCAACAGTGCTCAGTTCTCCTGGTATCTCCCATGGGGTATGGGTGCGGGATTCCATTTCGACCTGCTTCTTTCAACAGACCCGAACATGGCTACCTACACTCTGTATAATCCGGGATCCAACCAGCTTTACACAGTAAATGGACTTCTCCCCGGAACCACTTACTACTGGAGAGTCAGAGTCCACAATATCATTGGATGGGTTTACAACACTTCCGTGATCGAGAGTTTTGTAACTCCTGCCGGTCCAAGTGTTCCCCTCCCTGTACTCTCGTGGCCAATTGGTAACCCGACGGTTTATACCCTTTCCCCAACGCTCTACTGGTATCACAATGAACCGGCGTTCGGGCTCTCTTACGAGGTGGAAGTTGTTCAGGGTGAACCCGCTGCCCTTACCGGCACCGCAAACATGCTGCCAACAACAAACAAATTTATTCAGTTAAACGGACTTACCCCGGGTACAAAGTACAGTTGGGCAATTCGTTCAGTTTCAGGAAGTGGTGCATCCGCATGGTCAACACCTGCTTCCTTTACAACTCTCACCGTCCCGTCTGTCGTGGTACCAACTCCGTCCTGGCCTCTCGGTGGTGCTGTCATCTATACCACCAGCCCAAAACTTTACTGGTATCTCGGAAGTGATGGTACCGGATTGACTTATGAAGTCGAGATTGTTTCCGGCAATTCTCCTTTTACTGGAAACGCTACTTATCCCAATATTACTTCCATGAATTTCCAACTTACTGGACTTGCAAACGGTACAGATTACAAATGGAAAGTCCGTTCAAAACGAGGTACTCAATATTCCAACTGGTCAGATGAGGCACTCTTCACCACTGTAGCGGGAGTTGTGAATACCCCGCCGGTGGTTCCGACACCTTCCTGGCCGGTAGGTGGTGCTACTGTTTATTCCACTTCCACTACCCTAAGGTGGTGGCTCGGAACGGGTTCCGATGGATATACTTACGAAGTTGAACTCAGGGCAGGTGCTCTGCAGGGCTCAGCTACAACCCTCGCAATATCCAATCCATACCTTGATTTACCGCTTTTGCTTGCAGGCACTACCTATAACTGGGCTGTCCGGTCACTGAAGAATGGTGTTTACTCTGCCTGGTCTGCAGGTGAATCTTTTACGACCACCGGCACAACTCCAACTGCTGTTACTCCGGTGCCTTCGTGGCCCGTTGGTGGTACAACCGTTTACACAACCACACAGCAATTGTCATGGTATATGAACTCGGCATCGGCCGGTCTTACCTTTAATTTGAGATACTCACAGTCACCCACAATGGAAAATGCAACTGTGGTTACCGGACTGACAAACATGTATTATGTACTGACAAACATGCCACAAGGTACCATCTATTACTGGCAGGTACAATCAACGGATGGAACCGTAACATCTTCATGGTCAACCAATGCTACATTCGTTACATGGTCGGGCACATGGGCTGTTACTCCTGTTACAGGTAGCCCTGTCGAAGGAATTCAACTTTCGACCTCCGCACCAGTGCTCTCATGGATTGTTCCGACAAGTGGTAACATTGCCGGTTACGAAGTTCAGTACGCTGACAATCCTGCATTTAATAATGCAACCACTCAGCCTTCGGTAACAACAAATTTCGTTGTGACATCGGGTCTTCAAAATATTACATACTGGAGAGTCCGTTCGAAAAATGCAAGTGGTGATTTCTCAGCCTGGTCAGATGTTGCATCATTTATTCCGGCATCACCAAACTCAGTAAAGGATCAAAGCATTCCGGAGAATTTTGTTCTCGAACAGAATTACCCCAATCCTTTTAATCCTTCGACCACTATTAAATTTGGTGTACCGGTGACAGGAAATGTATCCCTGAAGGTTTATGACAATCTTGGTAATCTTGTTGCCACCCTTGTTAATGATGTTAAAGAAGCCGGAACACATCTGGTTTCCTTCAATGCATCAAATCTCGCAAGCGGAATTTATTTCTACAGACTTGAAGCTGCAGGCACTTCCGTCTCAAAGAAAATGCTTCTGCTTAAGTAA
- a CDS encoding nitronate monooxygenase: MNHNKLPLIIQGGMGVNISSPLLASTVSRLNQQGTISGTALEWVMVRSLQMGDPGENFRRALASFPFQETVKEIFNKFYLPGGKAKSAPFKGISHINLKPSGLLIALIICANFAMVTLAKEGHDKPVSINYLEKIAMPHVYALTGAIMAGVDIITMGAGIPLQIPHLINDIVNHRETTYTIPVTGDTIKSFAMKFDPAKFFGTRLPDLKRPKFLPIIASNLLATLFLKKSPEGSVDGFVIEEPTAGGHNAPPRRPDPHALPGAAPVYGEKDIVNYKEIASLGLPFWIGGSHATPEKLKYALSIGAAGIQAGSIFALSEESGMNPELRKKIRKSGFEGKLKVRTDARISPTGFPFKLAEVDGTISEKETYDSRVRVCNKGLLVTPYEKEDGKTGLRCAAEPYEKFIEKGGNPDDLEGRGCLCNGLLATAGVGDEVEPPMITLGDDLEFLPLLMKHSDDTYSAGDAIKYLLCQYQEKPEIRKT, encoded by the coding sequence ATGAACCACAATAAACTTCCGTTGATAATTCAAGGTGGAATGGGTGTAAATATATCCAGTCCACTTTTGGCGAGCACAGTTTCCCGATTAAACCAGCAAGGTACAATTTCAGGTACGGCATTGGAATGGGTTATGGTGCGTTCTCTGCAGATGGGTGACCCGGGAGAAAATTTCCGGAGAGCTCTTGCATCCTTTCCCTTCCAGGAAACTGTGAAGGAGATTTTTAACAAGTTTTATCTTCCCGGTGGAAAAGCGAAATCCGCTCCATTCAAGGGAATTTCACACATCAATTTAAAACCTTCCGGATTGTTGATCGCACTGATAATATGCGCCAATTTTGCCATGGTTACACTGGCAAAAGAAGGGCACGACAAGCCTGTAAGTATCAATTATCTTGAAAAGATTGCAATGCCGCATGTATATGCACTAACGGGTGCAATAATGGCAGGTGTGGATATTATCACAATGGGTGCGGGGATACCCCTGCAGATTCCTCATCTGATCAATGATATTGTAAATCATCGTGAGACAACCTATACTATACCCGTAACAGGTGACACTATCAAAAGTTTTGCGATGAAGTTTGATCCTGCAAAATTTTTTGGAACAAGACTCCCTGATTTGAAGAGACCAAAATTTCTTCCAATAATAGCATCCAATCTGCTCGCAACATTGTTTCTTAAGAAATCACCCGAAGGCAGTGTCGATGGATTTGTAATCGAGGAACCTACAGCCGGTGGTCATAATGCCCCGCCACGAAGACCCGACCCGCATGCCTTGCCCGGAGCAGCCCCTGTTTACGGCGAAAAAGACATAGTGAATTACAAGGAAATTGCTTCGCTGGGATTGCCTTTTTGGATTGGCGGTTCGCATGCCACACCTGAAAAACTCAAATATGCCCTTTCGATCGGAGCTGCAGGAATTCAGGCAGGAAGTATCTTTGCTCTTTCTGAAGAATCAGGAATGAACCCGGAATTGCGAAAAAAAATCAGAAAGTCGGGTTTTGAAGGGAAGTTAAAAGTAAGAACTGATGCCAGAATATCTCCGACAGGTTTTCCTTTCAAACTGGCAGAGGTTGACGGCACCATTTCCGAGAAAGAAACCTATGATTCGAGGGTGAGAGTCTGCAATAAAGGGCTTCTTGTAACTCCTTATGAAAAAGAAGACGGGAAAACCGGGCTGAGATGTGCAGCGGAACCTTACGAAAAATTTATCGAAAAGGGTGGAAATCCCGATGATCTCGAAGGTAGAGGATGTCTTTGCAACGGTCTGCTCGCAACCGCCGGTGTAGGCGATGAAGTTGAGCCTCCAATGATCACTCTAGGTGATGATCTGGAGTTCCTGCCTCTGTTAATGAAACACAGCGACGACACTTACAGTGCTGGTGACGCAATTAAATATCTTTTGTGTCAGTATCAGGAGAAGCCGGAAATCAGGAAAACTTAA
- a CDS encoding 4Fe-4S binding protein, translating into MEQEQIKPKSIKKPREIKLQNHRLWVQLAFIIICLWIGVEFYYFTKFFETGGAEGSFSRPPGVEAFLPISSMMSVYYFAVTGELHKAHPAGFFIFLGIVSLSFAFGKSFCSWICPVGSISEAIGDFGDTIAMKIFKRKLRMPRWLDYLLRSLKYLLLGFFVYAIFLSMEVAALKSFLDSPYNVISDVKMYYFFADISQFAFGVIAVLFLLSIVVRNFWCRYLCPYGALLGIFSLMSPVKIKRDAAKCTSCSLCTLACPNKIKVEKVNVVLSDECSSCMKCVDACPVRDALYLKEVVTGRRVTKKFVTPLVLGVFFFFIALGIISGNWQNKVTKEEYEVYIQMRNSLGHPTGMENEEGKRLIEQRNREAREAATK; encoded by the coding sequence ATGGAACAGGAACAAATAAAACCTAAAAGCATAAAAAAACCCAGAGAAATAAAACTTCAGAATCACAGGTTATGGGTTCAACTGGCATTCATCATCATCTGTCTTTGGATTGGAGTGGAGTTCTATTACTTCACAAAGTTTTTTGAAACGGGAGGAGCGGAAGGGAGTTTCTCACGCCCACCGGGGGTGGAGGCATTTCTCCCGATAAGTTCGATGATGAGCGTTTACTACTTTGCGGTTACAGGTGAGCTTCATAAAGCCCATCCGGCAGGTTTTTTCATTTTCCTTGGTATAGTAAGCCTTTCATTTGCTTTTGGAAAATCATTCTGCAGTTGGATCTGTCCTGTCGGATCAATTTCAGAGGCGATAGGTGATTTTGGTGACACCATCGCAATGAAGATTTTTAAGCGTAAACTAAGAATGCCCCGCTGGCTGGATTATCTTTTAAGGAGTTTGAAGTATCTTTTACTTGGCTTTTTTGTGTATGCGATATTTCTCTCAATGGAAGTTGCAGCCCTTAAATCATTTCTCGACAGCCCCTATAATGTTATATCTGATGTAAAAATGTACTACTTCTTTGCAGATATATCGCAGTTTGCTTTTGGTGTAATAGCGGTTCTTTTTCTTTTATCGATTGTGGTGAGGAACTTCTGGTGCCGCTATCTTTGTCCATACGGTGCCCTATTGGGGATATTTTCTTTGATGAGTCCGGTTAAAATAAAGCGGGATGCCGCAAAGTGCACCTCATGCAGTCTGTGTACTTTGGCGTGCCCCAACAAGATAAAAGTTGAAAAGGTAAATGTAGTTCTTTCAGACGAGTGTTCGTCGTGTATGAAATGTGTGGATGCATGTCCGGTTAGAGATGCACTATATCTTAAAGAAGTAGTTACGGGGAGACGGGTTACAAAAAAATTCGTGACTCCTCTTGTACTCGGTGTTTTCTTCTTTTTTATAGCATTGGGTATCATATCGGGCAACTGGCAAAACAAAGTAACAAAAGAGGAATATGAAGTTTATATTCAGATGCGAAACAGTCTGGGTCATCCCACTGGCATGGAAAATGAAGAGGGGAAAAGACTGATAGAACAGAGAAACCGGGAAGCAAGGGAAGCTGCAACAAAGTAA
- a CDS encoding GNAT family N-acetyltransferase, protein MKNFPELQQSRVVLRKPSLEDTEFIFKLRSNVEVGKYLDRKLQTKMQEAEEFLDKIINGIAGMNWLYWIITKKDSGNCLGTICLWNFSDDRKSAEVGFEILPEYQGRGFASEALSAVLRYGFYELSLDKIDGFVESANFRSVGLMKKSGFSLAKELDEKSSIDGREIKCSIYTLAKEEYYLSS, encoded by the coding sequence ATGAAAAACTTCCCCGAACTGCAACAGAGCCGCGTAGTCCTGAGAAAACCGTCATTAGAGGACACGGAGTTCATATTCAAACTTCGCTCCAATGTCGAAGTAGGGAAATATCTTGACAGGAAACTTCAGACAAAAATGCAGGAAGCAGAAGAGTTTCTTGATAAAATAATTAACGGCATCGCCGGGATGAACTGGCTTTACTGGATTATTACTAAAAAAGATTCCGGGAATTGTCTCGGAACCATCTGTCTCTGGAATTTTTCAGACGACAGAAAAAGTGCCGAAGTTGGATTTGAAATACTACCCGAATATCAGGGGAGAGGTTTTGCTTCAGAAGCACTTTCTGCGGTATTGAGGTATGGATTCTATGAACTGTCGCTGGACAAAATTGATGGATTCGTCGAATCAGCAAACTTCCGTTCCGTCGGACTGATGAAAAAATCCGGGTTCTCGCTTGCAAAAGAATTGGATGAGAAGTCTTCGATCGATGGAAGGGAGATCAAATGTTCGATTTATACCCTCGCAAAAGAGGAGTATTATCTCAGCTCCTGA
- a CDS encoding T9SS type A sorting domain-containing protein, with protein MKMNHFLIFLIALSSFLVPQGKVYIVLGSDTAIWDGMNTARYNCTYNIQLFTDVNKNPYKVMEPSFRNRFTDSFGTPVKLTWWMMAGNIFRYATNNNVPVPNTMTLWLMKKYYGQSISRWGDELTLHYHTFGWTDYDNDGVFWWNQTEQFNELKDDFDVTLAQYLLEENTFPVSFRSGWHYMDNGWQNYLNTLLPYSLHNDYPAKRTDLTEPRDNNFDWSLASPEFVPFHPSPENYQLAGTGKGWNVRSKYMGSVTTSMMNNIFSKANQGTDQLACFWSHLPEGTFLDEIAHVDSLAHKAALLYPNVKFQYCTAVEAYQLWRKGTDTIKPELTLSEEVSGIQRKFVISTNEPIFQSQPFIAIKDIYDRYFVADCIQTAPGTWKTVNSFFVDDLLKVGTAITDTMGNLSTAFIRYKPDDIFIDNLDQGYSELAGSWSNNTAASWGIDSRVATIPPGDSAKVRWNFVPSQSTWHSLHLQFPDVANQLELLDIQMFKNGFPVENFSWQNKSPRNKWSYLTSKEFESGSLYSFVVTGKNPTSSPKTMSADVIRISANVRNRYLVCEKTFLDLGEVNEMDTLIFDIPVRNEGINNLTLYSVLSVTGKIKPAINYPQTVPGMSPYSIGLKFIPTQRGIHTDTVIVISNDPVNGFLKIPVTFTVVPYFEIVDDTDTLNYSETGAWYKSVAQAYGNSSRYAYINTTTPPPVATFSCVIRKTGLFDVSFIVPVTTNSANNALYIVKRGGLPIDSFHVNQNSNSGSWRTLGRYEFTAGDNISVSVVDSRESTTGPVIRADAVKISTTDPTGTKDETNTLLPDKTMLYQNFPNPFNPVTTIRFSLAESGHIRLTVYNAVGELVATPLQQFMQEGAHSYIFDASGLTSGIYLYRLETGNEKLSGKMIILR; from the coding sequence ATGAAAATGAATCATTTCCTGATCTTTTTAATCGCCCTCTCTTCTTTTCTTGTACCACAAGGAAAAGTGTACATAGTTCTTGGTTCCGATACCGCAATCTGGGACGGGATGAACACCGCCCGGTACAACTGCACCTACAATATCCAATTGTTTACAGATGTCAATAAAAATCCATATAAAGTTATGGAGCCCTCATTTAGAAATCGTTTTACCGACTCCTTCGGCACTCCTGTTAAACTGACATGGTGGATGATGGCGGGAAATATCTTCCGTTATGCGACCAATAACAATGTCCCTGTACCTAACACAATGACGCTTTGGTTGATGAAAAAATATTACGGACAGAGCATTTCGAGGTGGGGAGATGAACTTACTCTCCATTATCACACTTTTGGCTGGACTGATTACGATAATGACGGTGTTTTTTGGTGGAATCAAACTGAACAGTTTAATGAATTGAAAGATGATTTCGATGTCACCCTTGCACAGTATCTCCTCGAAGAAAATACTTTTCCCGTTTCGTTCAGAAGTGGCTGGCACTACATGGATAACGGATGGCAAAATTATCTGAATACCCTTCTCCCCTACAGCCTTCATAACGATTACCCTGCCAAGCGGACTGATCTGACGGAACCTCGCGACAACAATTTCGACTGGTCACTTGCTTCCCCCGAATTTGTTCCATTTCACCCTTCTCCTGAGAACTATCAACTTGCCGGAACCGGAAAGGGATGGAATGTAAGATCAAAGTATATGGGGTCTGTAACCACTTCAATGATGAACAATATCTTTTCAAAAGCGAATCAGGGTACCGACCAGCTTGCATGCTTCTGGTCTCACCTCCCTGAAGGGACTTTTCTCGATGAAATTGCTCATGTCGATTCCCTTGCTCACAAGGCTGCGCTTCTCTACCCAAATGTTAAGTTTCAATACTGTACAGCCGTTGAAGCATATCAACTTTGGAGAAAAGGAACAGATACAATAAAACCCGAGCTGACACTTTCAGAAGAAGTTTCGGGGATTCAGAGGAAATTTGTAATCTCAACGAACGAACCAATTTTTCAAAGTCAGCCTTTTATCGCAATCAAGGATATCTATGACCGTTATTTTGTTGCCGATTGCATTCAGACAGCACCCGGCACCTGGAAAACCGTCAACTCTTTTTTTGTTGATGATCTTTTGAAGGTTGGAACCGCAATAACCGACACAATGGGAAACCTTTCGACTGCGTTCATAAGATATAAACCCGATGATATTTTTATTGACAATCTTGACCAGGGCTACTCAGAACTGGCAGGATCCTGGTCGAATAATACTGCTGCATCCTGGGGTATCGATTCCAGAGTGGCGACCATACCACCCGGTGATTCCGCAAAAGTGAGATGGAACTTTGTCCCATCTCAATCCACCTGGCATTCGCTCCACCTGCAATTCCCCGATGTCGCCAATCAACTCGAATTGCTCGATATTCAAATGTTTAAAAACGGCTTCCCGGTTGAAAATTTTAGCTGGCAAAATAAATCACCCCGAAATAAATGGTCATATCTGACATCAAAGGAATTTGAGTCAGGTTCCCTCTACAGTTTTGTTGTTACCGGAAAGAATCCGACCTCCTCTCCGAAAACCATGTCGGCTGATGTAATCAGGATTTCTGCTAATGTCCGGAACAGATACCTTGTATGTGAAAAAACATTCCTCGATCTTGGTGAAGTAAACGAGATGGATACATTGATTTTTGACATTCCCGTCAGAAACGAAGGAATCAACAACCTCACTCTTTATTCTGTACTGTCTGTTACCGGAAAGATAAAACCGGCGATAAATTATCCGCAGACTGTCCCGGGTATGTCCCCATACAGCATTGGATTAAAATTCATTCCAACTCAAAGAGGTATACACACCGATACTGTTATAGTAATTAGCAACGACCCGGTTAACGGTTTTCTCAAAATTCCTGTGACCTTTACTGTTGTGCCTTATTTTGAAATCGTTGATGATACTGATACTCTAAATTACAGTGAGACAGGTGCATGGTATAAAAGTGTGGCTCAGGCATACGGTAACTCAAGCAGATATGCTTACATCAACACGACAACACCTCCGCCAGTGGCAACTTTTTCGTGTGTAATCCGAAAAACAGGCTTGTTTGATGTTTCCTTCATAGTTCCTGTAACCACAAACAGCGCCAACAATGCACTCTATATCGTTAAGAGGGGTGGTCTTCCAATCGATTCATTTCATGTAAATCAAAATTCAAACAGTGGATCATGGAGGACTCTCGGAAGATACGAGTTTACTGCCGGAGATAATATTTCTGTATCAGTTGTGGATTCCAGAGAGAGCACGACAGGTCCCGTGATAAGGGCTGACGCCGTCAAAATTTCAACAACAGATCCAACCGGGACGAAAGATGAAACAAATACCCTTCTTCCTGATAAGACCATGCTCTATCAAAATTTCCCGAATCCATTTAATCCGGTTACAACTATTCGATTTAGTCTCGCGGAATCGGGTCATATTAGATTGACTGTTTACAATGCTGTCGGAGAACTGGTGGCAACTCCATTGCAACAGTTTATGCAAGAAGGAGCCCATTCCTATATTTTTGATGCCTCAGGTTTGACCAGCGGAATTTACCTCTACCGTTTGGAGACAGGAAATGAAAAGCTATCAGGCAAGATGATAATATTGAGATGA
- the tsaA gene encoding tRNA (N6-threonylcarbamoyladenosine(37)-N6)-methyltransferase TrmO codes for MAEKYEFEPIGFVESRLKERYETPQQGVLSSDDLSIINLVPYKNFEQAVKDLDGFERIWVIYMFHLNNSWKPFVTPPGNKGKKVGVFASRSPHRPNNIGLSCVTLVKVEGLKLYIKNSDILDGSPVLDIKPYIPYADSFPESESGWVKTGEKPKFTVKFSDSALLTGGEIVTTHGENISGYSTVQLTMDPKDTMRKRIRCVEEGLFILSYKKWEVLYTVNVDLLEVFVIEIRIRS; via the coding sequence ATGGCTGAAAAATACGAATTTGAACCAATCGGTTTTGTTGAATCCAGACTCAAAGAGAGGTATGAAACTCCGCAACAGGGGGTTTTATCTTCAGATGATCTTTCTATCATAAACCTGGTACCTTACAAAAATTTTGAGCAGGCTGTAAAGGATCTTGATGGATTTGAGAGAATCTGGGTAATCTACATGTTTCACTTGAACAATTCGTGGAAGCCTTTTGTCACTCCACCGGGTAACAAGGGTAAAAAAGTCGGGGTTTTTGCATCCAGATCACCACACAGACCAAACAACATCGGTCTAAGTTGTGTCACTCTCGTGAAAGTGGAGGGATTGAAATTATATATTAAAAACTCCGATATTCTCGATGGCAGCCCGGTGCTTGATATTAAACCTTACATTCCTTATGCCGATTCTTTTCCTGAGTCTGAAAGCGGCTGGGTGAAAACGGGAGAGAAACCGAAGTTTACGGTGAAATTTTCGGACTCAGCATTATTAACAGGCGGAGAGATCGTGACGACACATGGAGAGAACATCTCGGGATATTCGACCGTTCAGTTGACAATGGACCCGAAGGATACCATGCGAAAAAGGATCCGTTGTGTCGAAGAAGGTCTTTTTATTCTTTCATACAAGAAGTGGGAGGTCCTCTATACAGTAAATGTTGATCTGCTGGAAGTTTTTGTGATCGAAATCCGGATCAGGAGCTGA